The Natronolimnobius baerhuensis DNA segment TTCGGCGCGAACGCGGGGTGACTGTCGACGCGTTCAAACCGCTCGTTTGTCTCGAGTCGATCTGCAATCGTCTCTAATCGGTCGAAATCGACCGGTGCGCCGCTATCGTCGCGACCCCACGTGTCGTCGCTGCGCTCGGTCATACGGCTGTTCGTTCGTCGGTCGATGTTCCGGAATCAGCCATGAGCGCGCGCTCGAGGAGATCGATTCGGCGGCGGGTCGTCTGCCACGATGAAAGTTCTTCCCAGGCATCCGCAACTGGCTGGTCAGTCGCTGAGGCGTATTCGGTAATCGAGATGTCGCTCGGTGAGTCGACCCCGAACGTTACGGCGAACTCTTCGTCAGCCGCTCGTTCGGTTTCGAGCGCAGACAGGAGTTCATCGACCGTGTACTGGGTCTGGAGTTGCTGGACGCGACGCCAGCGAAGATAGCCGTCGTTTCGTTCGTACGTCGCCGGCGATTCGGTGACCTGCGTCACGATTCCCATCCGCTCGAACCAGTCCAGGTACTCCCGCGCCGCATCGACGCCGTGACCGGCGAGGTCGGCAATATCACCGACCGTCGCCGGGCTGTCTAGTCCGAGGACGGCGTCGAAGAAGTCGTCGCGCGTTCGCTCTCCGCGGACGAGATTTTGTGGGTCCGTCAGCGCGTCGAAATCAGGCGCCGACTCGCGCTCGTCGGCGTCCGCTTGCAGTTCCGGGTCCGGTTCTTCCATAGTCGGCTGTCGTCTTGCGACGGAATAAATCTTTAGCCAATGGAATATTCCGTACGAATCTGTAGACTCCGGAAAGGGCCGGTGACTCCCTCCTGCCTCCTCTCCTCTCTTCTTCGTTGCGGCCGCGGTAGCCGTCGGCTGCGAGATACCGAGCCGTCGTAATGAGTGACAGTTTTATCGATGACTATCGAGTTGAAAATGTGAAACGACGCGGATTGCTGCTCGGGCTGACTGCAGGTGCGGTCGGTCTGGCAGGCTGTACGTCGTCCGAGGACGAACCATCGCCGCTGGATGCGGCGGTCGAAATCACCGACGCGCTCTGTGACGAGACCGAAACCCGTACGGAGCTACATCGGGAGTCCGAGGGCAAGGTCGTTGCCGACGGCGTCGTCACGAACCTGGCGGCCGGGGAAGGTCTTCGGTCGATCCTGTTGACTCCGCAGGAGGACGAGCCAAACGAGGGACCACTGCTCTGTGTAATCGAGACAAGGGAACGGGCCGAAGACGGCGTCGACTGTGCGGGCAGCGTTTCCTACACCGCGGTGATCGAATTCGATCCGTCGCGGTACGCTGAGGTTGAGGTCTTGAACCGAGACGACGAGTACGCCGAGTCTATCGACCTGTAACCGCGTTCCTCATCGGTTTCGTTGCGACGACTGGTCAGTTATCATCCCAGATACTGCCGTCCGTTAACGTGAAACGGTCGGGCGGTGAACAGGGGCCTATGAGTACCGAACAGGAGGAGGCGTCGATCCGGTGTCTCGTCGCCAAAGTCGGACTCGACGGTCACGACCGGGGCGCACACGTCATCTCGAGGGCGTTTCGAGACGCCGGCTTCGAGGTCATCTACTCGGGACTGCACAACGCGCCCGAGGAGATCGTCCAGGCCGCGGTCCAAGAGGACGTCGACGTGCTCGGCATTTCGATCCTCTCCGGCGCACACGACACGCTCGTCCCGAAGATCATGGACGGCTTAGCGGAGTACGGCGCAAAGG contains these protein-coding regions:
- a CDS encoding DUF7342 family protein — its product is MEEPDPELQADADERESAPDFDALTDPQNLVRGERTRDDFFDAVLGLDSPATVGDIADLAGHGVDAAREYLDWFERMGIVTQVTESPATYERNDGYLRWRRVQQLQTQYTVDELLSALETERAADEEFAVTFGVDSPSDISITEYASATDQPVADAWEELSSWQTTRRRIDLLERALMADSGTSTDERTAV
- a CDS encoding cobalamin B12-binding domain-containing protein, with protein sequence MSTEQEEASIRCLVAKVGLDGHDRGAHVISRAFRDAGFEVIYSGLHNAPEEIVQAAVQEDVDVLGISILSGAHDTLVPKIMDGLAEYGAKEDTLVLVGGVIPEEDRPALESAGVAQIFGPGTSIEETISFVRENAPER